Below is a window of Myroides profundi DNA.
TTTGGAAGTTTTAAAAAAAGAGTTACCTTTGTCGCCGTTAAAGAATTAAGCTTTAATACAAAAACACTGGTTTGGTAGTTCAGTTGGTTAGAATACATGCCTGTCACGCATGGGGTCGCGGGTTCGAGTCCCGTCCAGACCGCCAGTTAAAAGGAGCCTCTCACAACGTGGGACGGCTTTTTTTGCCCTCTAAAGTTTTTTAGGGAGCTAAAAATTAGTTGTGTTGTTAAGTGCGAAAGCACTAAAGGTTTAGTAGTTAGACCAATGAAAAGCTTTCCTAGTGCGGGAGAGCTTTTTTTAATCAACTGTTGAATTTTGATAATAACATGTAGAAAATATTGAATATTGGTTTGGTAGTTCAGTTGGTTAGAATACATGCCTGTCACGCATGGGGTCGCGGGTTCGAGTCCCGTCCAGACCGCCAATAGAAAAGAGCCTCTCATGAAGTTGGGAGGTTTTTTTTGGCCTCAAAATGTTTAACATTAGAGGAGCTAAAAATAGTTGTGTTGTTAAGTGCGAAAGCACTAAAGGTTTAGTAGTTAGACCAATGAAAAGCTTTCCTAGTGCGGGAGAGCTTTTTTGTTTTTATATACTTATCTATATCGTTCTCTATTACGATATTTAAAGATTCTTAAGGCTGCTTTTAAAAGGTTATTCTGGATATAATCATCTTTTACAAAGATATAATCCATGTAGATTGCGTTAGGATGTGGCACTGTTACATATGGTATACACTTGGTAAAACCATATTCTCTATAGATAGCGTTCTGGCCTTGTTGTGCTTTAGTAGTAGTTACATAAATTCTCTTGTAGTTTAATGATTCTATATGCTGTATGATGTATTGGCATAGTTTATTTCCTATACCCAGTCCTTGATACTTTGGACGTATATATAGATTTGTAATTTCACAAGTCGTATCAGTAAGTCTGTGCATGGCTATACAGCCTGCTAGAGTACCATTTACTTTAGCTATATATAGTAGCGCTTCATTAGAGACGTTATCTGTGCTCGAGTTAATACTTATGCTTATGGAGTTGTCTAATGGCTTTAAATCTGATTGTATTGCTCTATTGTATTCTGTAAATAATTGTTCTATATCTGTAGTGATAGTTCGTGACTGTATTATCTGGATGTTCATTATTAGGTGTGTTAATCTATACGTGAGAACAAGGTATAAAAAAAGGAACTGCTATAGAACAGTTCCTTCAAATATGTTATAAGTATATTTTTAAATATTACTTAGCTAGTTTATGTACAACTAGGTCTTTTACTGTAAATAGAGCAGGTGTATTAATACCATATTCTCCTTTATCAGATGAGTCTACATAGAATACTAAGTATTTAGCAGCTCCTAGTTTGTCTAGTTTTATTTTTTGCCAATTAGTATTGATGCTTCCTTTATCATCTTTGTACTCTACAAGTTTTAACTCAATAGGATTATTGATTACTTTTTTGTTTTCATCTAGTCCATAAACAATGATTGAGTAATAATCACCTTTACCAAATTTCTTTGCAAAGTTATCTCCGTTTTTGATTGAGTAGTAAGTATATGGGCTTAGACCTACATTTATTTCTACAGGTAATAATTGTTGTCCTTTTTCATCTGAAAGAGTTACAGATGTTACCGCTTTATTTACATCGATTACATCACCTTTAGCGTATTTAGTAGTGATACCTTCTGTGTATGCCACTAAGAAAGGAAGTGCATTACCGTTTTTGTCAGTGTTTTTAGCCATACTACCGTGCATATTGCTAGCAAACTTGTCTTTATGGTCTTTTTGATCTGTACTGTTTGAAGCAATAAATCCATTCCAGTATTTGTTTTCTCCGAAAGTAGAAACAGTATGACTGAATGAGAAAGGTTTAGCTTCTATTCTCGCACCATTAGTAAAAGTATCTGTCCATAGATTACCTCCTTCAACTGGTAGGCCTAATTTAATATCTTTAAGGTTAAGAATATTATGAGTCTCACCATACTTAGCAGTAACGATATAATCATATATTTCTAATACTCCTGTGTTAGAAGTTACTCTTAATGCGATAGTTTGAGTCTCAGCATAATCAATCTTATACTTTAAGATAGGTTCTTCAGAAAGTTTTTTCTGAGTAGTAGTATTATGCCATACAAACTTATGTGTAGTAGGATCAATTTTAGGGTCGATTGTAAACTCGCTTCTCGCTTCTACAGATTGTTTTACTTCTTTGATAACGATAGTATGGTTACTATCATCGCTAGAACATGAAGTGAATACTGTAGTCGTAAGGGTTAAGCCTAGAGCAAGTAGTAAACTAGTACGTAAGAATCTAAGTTTCATCTTTAGGAATATGTGTTATAGTTAATAAATTTTGTGTAAAATTAATGAAATAAACGAATCTATTGTTTTTAAATTGTTGTTAATTTTTGTAAATAAATGTCATATAATGACAGTTGAAGTGTTGTTTTTTAGAAATATCTTTGTAATTGTGGTAGTTGTGAGGTAATAAAAAAAGCACCACTTATACGTGATGCTTTAATTGATATTATTTTATTTGTCTATTTTATCGACTGTTAGGTTGTCCATACAGAAGTAAACAGATGTATTTGGCCCAAAGTCTCCTGCATCTGTAGTTTCCATCTGGAATACTAAATAACTTACTTCACCAAGTGATGATAGGTCTATTTTATGCCAATCTTTAGACATGATTAATTCATCACCTCTGTAATCTGCTAAGTAATGTGTAACAGGTTTTTGGTTGATCTTATTGTCTTTGTCAACTCCATAAATCATTAGCTTAAAGTAGTCTCCTTTGACAAATTTTCTAGCAAAAGAATCTCCTGTTAAGTTTCCATAATATGGCCATGGATGGTTAGAGATATCTACATTAACGGCTTTGTAACTGTCTTTAGCTTCTCCTATCTTAATCCAATTAGAGTATTGCTTTTCATTAAATACTCCTTGTGTTGCTTGCCAATCTTTCATATAGTATCCCCAATACCCTATTATAAAAGGTGTGCCTTCGCCTTGTGTACCTCCTTTAGCCATTGAGCCCCATTGGTTCTCTATGAAACCTACAGATCCTTCTTGGTTATAATTATTATTGTCTTTTACATTAGATACTGTAAAACCATCCCAAGTATTTGGATATTCTGATGTGTGAGAGAAGGTGAATATCTGATGTTGTAATAGTACTTTATCAGTATAAGTCTTACTCCATATTTGACCTCCTTGTTTATTCAGGCCATTAGCTAGATTGAAAGTAGAAAGGTCTAATGTAATGTAGTTATAATTATAGCTTTTAGCTACATCAACTTTATAGGTATAATAACTATGAGAGTTTCCTTGCTCTACTATTAAAACTAGATCTCTAGTTCCAGGAGTATTGTATGTGTATTTTAATACTTGTTCATTAGATAGAATGGTTCCTTAAGCGTTGTCTTTCCATCTGTAGACAGCATTAGCAATGTTCAGTTGTGGATCTATGGTAACTTCATCAAAAGTTACAGACTCAACTGTTCCACTGAATGTAGGTATTACATAAGGGACATTGTCATCATTAGAACAGCTCGTAAAAGTAGAAGCTGTTAGTAAAGTTAGTCCTAAAAGTAGTATAGAACTTAACTTAGTAAAGTGTTTTTTCATAATTTATAATCGTTAAATAGCTTATAGTTGGTTAATTATTTTATCTAGTAGGAACGTTTAGTTTGGCTTTATGTAAGTCAATTACTCCTGCTACTTCTGTAGAAGTTTCGCCTAACCAACCAGCCTCTTGATCCATAGCTGTGTATACTTTAATGAAATCTACTCCAGGAAGTTTTACTTTGTTACCTTGTTTGTCAACAGCCCAATTAATATCGATGGCTGCGTCTATATGACTATTAACTTGGTTGTCTACATAACCATATTCATATTCTGGTAAAATCCAGTAGGTACCGTTCCCACTTGTGTCAGAAGCATTATTTGGTAGTCTAGAACCTTTGAATGTAATCTTTTTGTCAGTTATCCAAAGAGGATAGTAACTTTGGTCATGGAATTGGTTTTTAGGTTTATAATCTTTTTGGCCTTGATTAGTTTCAAAGTAAATGTATTTGTCAAAATCTCCTTTTTGGGCATCTAATTCAGGAGAAGGCTTGTGAAATGTTATTTCATAGTCGTGAATAGTTTTAGGATTCTTGTATTCACTACCAGCTATTTCATACCACTCGTCCTCATCAGGTTTACCATTTTTATTCTTATCATAAGCAACCATGATAATACCTGGCTCTGAACTGCTCTTAAAAGCATTACCTAATACAACAAAGTCTCTTCTGCCATCTTTGTTAGGTATGGTATGGTCAAACCCCATTACAATATATCCTCCAAAACCTCCAAGTGTTACCATAGATAGTTTGTCGCCAGAAATAGCTTTCAATGCTTTCTGATTCATTATTTCTTGAGTATCACCTACTTCATATTTAGGTAAATCATTTACAAATTGACCTGGAGCAGGAAGAAAGTCTAATACCTTAGTTACGTCACTATAGTTATATGATATAGAGTCAACAAATTCTTCTTGTTGAGTGTTGTCATCACTAGAACAGCTATAAAAAGTAATAGCTGATAAGCATAGAGTAGCTATTAGGCTTAGTTTTAATCTTTTTGTTTTCATATTAAGTTATTGGTTTATTTTTTAATGAATGCGATATGAGCAGGTATATTACCTCCAGTTGTCTTCCATTTAAGCTTTCCTTCAGGAGAGAAACAGTAGACAAAACCTGTTCCTATATAGTCTTGTGCGTCAGTCATGAAGATTTCTTTAGTTTCAGGATTGACTGCTATTCCATAAGGTATCTGTATTTTTTTTTCTGTGCCATCAGTGATGATATTATCGGTAATAACTTTTTTTGTCAATGTATTAAGAATACCATACGACACATTATTACCTCCTGTGTTATGTTTATAAGAAGTAGCGTAGTAGTATAGCTTGTCATCATCCATAGTCATATTAGACACAGGTATGTCAAGCTTCTGCTTCACTTGGTCAGAGTTAGAGTCTATTACATACAAGTTAGGTTCTACATTATAATAGTCTCCTCTTGAAGAAACATAGATGTCTCCAGCTTTATCAATTTGCATACGATGTAAGTTGATGGCTACATCTATCTTTTTGGTTTCTGTAAATGAAGGAATGTCTATCACTGATACTGTAGTATCATAATTAGGAACACGGTATCCTCCAGAGTTAGCTACATATAGTTTGTTTCCTTTAATGACTATTTCTTCAGGTTGATAACCTACCGTTACTCGTCTAGTTACTTCTAGTGATAAGGTATCTATCTCCGCTACGAAACCACGTTCTGCATTTGGATTTATTTCTACTTTTCCTGCATAAGAGCTAACATAAGCCTTATCATCTTTAAAAGCTAAATAACGACAGTTAGGTACATGGATTTGTTTAATATGTTTACCAGTTTCTACGTCAAATACTTCTATGAAGTTTGATACGTTAATAGTAGCATAAGCTTTAGTACCATATATCTTGATGTCATTACCTACATCACCTAGTTCTTTAGTAATATTTGGATTTCTTTCTGAGAAGATATCTCTAGTATACGTTCCGTTGTGATATTCAAATAAGTCTATAGAAGCTCTGTTCATTCCCATATTACCTTCATTAAGCAGGTAGAAACCACTGTATTTATCAGTAGTAATAGGAATAGATACTTGTGAACTATCAGATAAGAATATCATCTCATCTTTGCGACAACTTACTAATGTTAGTAATGCTAATGCAAGGAATATTATTTTGTTTAATTTCATAGGTCAAAGCTTAAAGTGAAACGGAAGTTACGTCCTGGCATTGGGAAGTTGCTCACAACTTCATAATATTGATTAGCAATATTATTAGCCTCTATGCTTGCTTTAAAGTGATATTGTCTCCACTGAAAACTTTTAAGTAAGGAAATATCATGCGTATACCAAGGCTGTATTTCATTTCGCTTGATATTGTTTTTATTACCATTGTAACGTTCTCCTACATAAATAAAACTATAGTTAAGCCCCCAATCTCTATAGTCTAGACTGACAATAGAAGATCCTGAATGCCATGGAGCATAAGGTATCTGATCTCCGTAATAAGAAGGCTTGCCATATAGCGTTTTACTCTTGTCTTTGGCAACCGTATATTCATAAGTTAGGTTTACTCCTAACTTTAAGTCTTCCATGATTTTTAGGGTAGTTCCTAAGTTAGTTTCTATTCCGTAGTTTTCTACCTTTCCTAGGTTAGTCATCATCCATCTCATCATACTAGAAGTAGGAGTAGCGATAATCTTATCTGTAATATTAGCATAATAAGACTCAACAGACAGATGTACTTCTTCAAAAAGAGACTGTTGAAACTGTTTGTTATAAGTAAAACCTAAGTTAACCTGTCTAGATGCTTCAGGCTTTAAGTTCGCTGTACCTAATTGAGTATAATAAAGATCATTGAATGTAGGTAGTCTATAAATATACTTATAGAATGAATGAATGACTAAGTCCTCATTATCCCATGGTTTATAGCTTAGGAACACAGAAGGTGCCCAAAACTGACGATCAGGTGCTTCAAAGTTATAACGTACTTTCTCTTTTGTAAATGTTCCTAGTATATTAGCCTGAGCCTTTACTTTACCTAGGTTTACGGATGTAGCAAGTGAAGTCAAGAATGTATAGCGCTCAGGATAAGAGAACGGAGTTCCTTGTCCCTTACGTGTTGCGTTTAACTTATTGTATTGTAAATCTGTAGATAAGGAAACATCCCATATATCTGTAAGCTTGTATAGGTGTGCTGCAGATAGATAATATTCTTGTTGAAAATAGGTATTGTCAAACTGTGGATTGTAAGTTACCTCTTCTCCTTCGAAGCCTACCGTCTTACGAGATAAGTAATGCATCTCATCATAAGCATATTTCCCTTTGAGTTGGAATTGATACCTATCAGAAACAAATCTAGTCCATTCTCCTTGTGCCATGAAGTTTTTGTCTTGTTGGCGTTCATTGATGTTTTCTGTTTCAAGAGTGACATCACTTTTTTTGATTACAGCACCAGGTAACCCTCTGTCAGATTGATAGTAATATAAATTAGCTTGCCAAGTATCTTTATCTGTTTTTCCAAACCATGTATTCTCTATTCGATAAGCCTCTATATCACTATTCTTTCTATGACCAATAGTATCATAAGCTACAGAACCATCTATATTATGGCGTTTTTGTCTGAATTTATAATCTCCATTAGAATAGATATACTCAGCACTGATAGAGGTACTAATATTGTTGTTTACTTTGATATCTGTACGTACAGAAGGATTGACTAATTGGATAGAACCAGCCTTGTATTTAGCTGATATATTTACGTCTTTTCCTTCTTGGAAGACAGGTTTTTTAGTTTGTAGATATACAGTAGAAGCAGATGCAAACTCTTTAGCAGATTGGAAAATAGCACTGCGTTGACCATTGTATAGTTTTACAGTCTCGATATTGTCTAAGGAGAACTTACCTAAGTCTACGATTCCATTCTGTGCATTGCCTACTTGTACCCCGTTATAAAATACTCCTACGTGATGAGTACCCATATTACGAACGTCTACTGTCTTTAGTCCTCCCATACCACCATAATCTTTGATCTTCACTCCTGCGA
It encodes the following:
- a CDS encoding GNAT family N-acetyltransferase, coding for MNIQIIQSRTITTDIEQLFTEYNRAIQSDLKPLDNSISISINSSTDNVSNEALLYIAKVNGTLAGCIAMHRLTDTTCEITNLYIRPKYQGLGIGNKLCQYIIQHIESLNYKRIYVTTTKAQQGQNAIYREYGFTKCIPYVTVPHPNAIYMDYIFVKDDYIQNNLLKAALRIFKYRNRERYR
- a CDS encoding DUF4465 domain-containing protein encodes the protein MKLRFLRTSLLLALGLTLTTTVFTSCSSDDSNHTIVIKEVKQSVEARSEFTIDPKIDPTTHKFVWHNTTTQKKLSEEPILKYKIDYAETQTIALRVTSNTGVLEIYDYIVTAKYGETHNILNLKDIKLGLPVEGGNLWTDTFTNGARIEAKPFSFSHTVSTFGENKYWNGFIASNSTDQKDHKDKFASNMHGSMAKNTDKNGNALPFLVAYTEGITTKYAKGDVIDVNKAVTSVTLSDEKGQQLLPVEINVGLSPYTYYSIKNGDNFAKKFGKGDYYSIIVYGLDENKKVINNPIELKLVEYKDDKGSINTNWQKIKLDKLGAAKYLVFYVDSSDKGEYGINTPALFTVKDLVVHKLAK
- a CDS encoding YncE family protein; this translates as MKLNKIIFLALALLTLVSCRKDEMIFLSDSSQVSIPITTDKYSGFYLLNEGNMGMNRASIDLFEYHNGTYTRDIFSERNPNITKELGDVGNDIKIYGTKAYATINVSNFIEVFDVETGKHIKQIHVPNCRYLAFKDDKAYVSSYAGKVEINPNAERGFVAEIDTLSLEVTRRVTVGYQPEEIVIKGNKLYVANSGGYRVPNYDTTVSVIDIPSFTETKKIDVAINLHRMQIDKAGDIYVSSRGDYYNVEPNLYVIDSNSDQVKQKLDIPVSNMTMDDDKLYYYATSYKHNTGGNNVSYGILNTLTKKVITDNIITDGTEKKIQIPYGIAVNPETKEIFMTDAQDYIGTGFVYCFSPEGKLKWKTTGGNIPAHIAFIKK
- a CDS encoding DUF4465 domain-containing protein, encoding MLSNEQVLKYTYNTPGTRDLVLIVEQGNSHSYYTYKVDVAKSYNYNYITLDLSTFNLANGLNKQGGQIWSKTYTDKVLLQHQIFTFSHTSEYPNTWDGFTVSNVKDNNNYNQEGSVGFIENQWGSMAKGGTQGEGTPFIIGYWGYYMKDWQATQGVFNEKQYSNWIKIGEAKDSYKAVNVDISNHPWPYYGNLTGDSFARKFVKGDYFKLMIYGVDKDNKINQKPVTHYLADYRGDELIMSKDWHKIDLSSLGEVSYLVFQMETTDAGDFGPNTSVYFCMDNLTVDKIDK
- a CDS encoding TonB-dependent receptor; translation: MTKTKLLVLTTALCIANTAIYAQTPKDSITALNEIVIQKEVFRDLIPVQTLDGAKLQRLNSYSVADALRYFAGVKIKDYGGMGGLKTVDVRNMGTHHVGVFYNGVQVGNAQNGIVDLGKFSLDNIETVKLYNGQRSAIFQSAKEFASASTVYLQTKKPVFQEGKDVNISAKYKAGSIQLVNPSVRTDIKVNNNISTSISAEYIYSNGDYKFRQKRHNIDGSVAYDTIGHRKNSDIEAYRIENTWFGKTDKDTWQANLYYYQSDRGLPGAVIKKSDVTLETENINERQQDKNFMAQGEWTRFVSDRYQFQLKGKYAYDEMHYLSRKTVGFEGEEVTYNPQFDNTYFQQEYYLSAAHLYKLTDIWDVSLSTDLQYNKLNATRKGQGTPFSYPERYTFLTSLATSVNLGKVKAQANILGTFTKEKVRYNFEAPDRQFWAPSVFLSYKPWDNEDLVIHSFYKYIYRLPTFNDLYYTQLGTANLKPEASRQVNLGFTYNKQFQQSLFEEVHLSVESYYANITDKIIATPTSSMMRWMMTNLGKVENYGIETNLGTTLKIMEDLKLGVNLTYEYTVAKDKSKTLYGKPSYYGDQIPYAPWHSGSSIVSLDYRDWGLNYSFIYVGERYNGNKNNIKRNEIQPWYTHDISLLKSFQWRQYHFKASIEANNIANQYYEVVSNFPMPGRNFRFTLSFDL